One Diospyros lotus cultivar Yz01 chromosome 1, ASM1463336v1, whole genome shotgun sequence genomic window carries:
- the LOC127814098 gene encoding uncharacterized protein LOC127814098, producing MSKTTGTRSFARVRAEEAQKLGHDLTEVEMFYLTHKKKDGSMVDSTSAKIVENIQTIAAQRAEEQPSEPVDENHIFLEVMGKERHGRVRGYGFGPTHSSVSSKLPSQLQMASTIETLRQENKELKEKLSTVEQIQPETLSLLKSFMEEVYWFCKVIL from the exons ATGAGCAAAACTACTGGTACAAGAAGTTTTGCTCGAGTTAGAGCTGAAGAG GCTCAAAAATTAGGACATGACCTAACAGAAGTAGAAATGTTTTACTTGACACACAAAAAAAAGGATGGGTCAATGGTTGATTCGACGTCAGCAAAAATTGTG GAAAATATTCAAACTATAGCAGCCCAAAGAGCTGAGGAGCAGCCTTCTGAACCTGTTGATGAAAATCACATTTTTCTTGAAGTGATGGGCAAAGAAAGGCATGGTCGAGTTCGTGGATATGGTTTCGGCCCTACACATTCTTCAGTCTCTAGCAAGCTTCCTTCTCAATTACAAATGGCTTCAACAATTGAAACACTAAGACAAGAGAATAAAGagttgaaagaaaaactaaGCACAGTAGAGCAAATCCAACCAGAAACTCTTAGCTTGCTAAAAAGCTTCATGGAAGAG GTTTATTGGTTTTGTAAAGTGATACTTTGA